The Dendropsophus ebraccatus isolate aDenEbr1 chromosome 6, aDenEbr1.pat, whole genome shotgun sequence nucleotide sequence ATTAATTTTTTGATATGTACATTAATGCTAATGTGCCGACCCCAATAGCCAGAGCAGATACCAGACCCCCGACCCCAATAGCAACGTCCTGAGCGGACGTGCTCTGCCTGTCACACAGATGGAACTTGCAGGCCTCGCAGTGCTTTTCATCATGCGGCCCCTCCAGTTTGCCATAGATGTAAGGTGGACGGTCATCAGTCACATCTTGTTTCCCATAAAACACCTTCTCGATATGACTGACCACGTTGCCGATGACTCTCTCTTTGTTCTCATTGGATATTGTCGGCTCTTGCATTGTCGCATTGTTGCATGACTGACATTCTTGTTTGAAGGTCCTCATTGTCGCCGACCCACATCTCTGGTGTTTCTTTAATGTCAGACGGAACAATATGACGACTGTAGATGAGCTCCATGCCCGTTTGCACTGTAAGCAGCGAAAGCtaggagagagatagaagaaatatatacatatcagaaaaaaaactgcatggcTGCATCCCATGTTTAAGTGAAAATCTACATAGGAATttacagagttaaaggggttgttcacaaaaaaaaaattttttttaatcaactggtcccagcaagtggcagagatttgtattttacttctattaaaatatctccagtcttccagtacttatcagctgctgtatgtcctgcaggaagtggtgtattctttccagtatgacacagtgctctctgctgccacctctgtccatgtcaggaactgtctagagtagtaccaaatccccatagaaaacctctcctgcttattGTTCTTAAAATTTTCTtaaaaaccacttcctgcaggccatacagaagctgataaatactggaaaattagatctttttaatagaagtaaattacaaatctctggcactttcttgcaccagttgatttagggtgcgttcacacctacaggatccgcagcagatttaatggtggagatttgatgctgtgttcagttatttaaatgaaatacgctgcagatccggtaagtgtgaacgtaccctaaaaaggaaaaaatagttGGTAAACTACCCCTTCAAACATATAATACACTCTGCAAGGATACTTTCCTAATCTATTACTATTTAAATCTTTAGCTACTTTATTTACCTGCCAAACGTTTTCTGTGTAAAGTATTCAGCATCGTTCTTCTTCAGGAGATTCCTATCCACATTTAAAATCCATAAATCAGGAACATCAGATTCCGCAATCTCACTGGCAAATTCTTCAATCCAAGTCGTATCATTCATCCTAAGCTAAGCAAACCTTcctgttctgtgtaataaaacaaaaaaaagtaaaaaataaataaataaaataataataataaaaaagtatatatttttttattattaatatatatatatatatatatattattatttatttatattattatttatttatttttttcagcggGTGACTACTTCTGCAGGTCTCTCTGTCTCCAGTCCCAACAACATTATCATCAGCGATCACTATACCGTCACTTTGGGGGggtaatttgttgttttttgttatgCAGTTTACTATGTTACAACATTAATGTTAACCTAATAAGACGTTATGAGTATTGGGATTCTAGATATGAATGTTTATTTGATAATTTATTACATTtgttccccttaaaaaaaaaaaataattta carries:
- the LOC138794615 gene encoding receptor-transporting protein 4-like, whose translation is MNDTTWIEEFASEIAESDVPDLWILNVDRNLLKKNDAEYFTQKTFGSFRCLQCKRAWSSSTVVILFRLTLKKHQRCGSATMRTFKQECQSCNNATMQEPTISNENKERVIGNVVSHIEKVFYGKQDVTDDRPPYIYGKLEGPHDEKHCEACKFHLCDRQSTSAQDVAIGVGGLVSALAIGVGTLALMYISKN